One window of the Natronomonas marina genome contains the following:
- a CDS encoding universal stress protein gives MDDILLAVDGNEGTETAIERGISLADQYGANLHILYVVDTGAVPALADSAAVIEKLQNRGDDALEDAVERAERAGLDTIETNVEHDRPSEGILEYAEENDVDLIVMGTRGRAGLERRLLGSVSDRVVRLAEIPVLTVPDRE, from the coding sequence ATGGACGACATACTCCTGGCAGTCGATGGGAACGAGGGCACCGAAACCGCGATCGAACGCGGCATCAGCCTTGCCGACCAGTACGGGGCGAACCTCCACATCCTCTACGTCGTCGACACTGGCGCCGTGCCGGCGCTGGCCGATTCCGCAGCGGTCATAGAGAAGCTACAGAACAGGGGCGACGATGCGCTGGAAGACGCCGTCGAACGGGCGGAACGAGCGGGCCTGGACACGATCGAAACGAACGTGGAGCACGACCGTCCGTCCGAAGGAATCCTGGAATACGCCGAGGAGAACGACGTCGACCTGATCGTCATGGGGACCCGTGGCCGGGCGGGACTCGAGCGACGACTGCTCGGTAGCGTCTCGGATCGGGTCGTTCGTCTCGCCGAAATCCCGGTGCTCACCGTACCGGATCGAGAGTAG